From the genome of Nicotiana sylvestris chromosome 2, ASM39365v2, whole genome shotgun sequence, one region includes:
- the LOC104240815 gene encoding uncharacterized protein At1g66480-like, with translation MQHPPREPFLVHFHKFTRTRTKKRLVTCPYNYIPKYKWRTIIPKKQDSLEEKEKKRRRMGNNIGGNKKKTKVMKINGEILKLKTPVTTSDVVKDYPGHVLLESEAAKKFGVRAKPLEPEQELKPNKIYFLVELPLFPKEENRRVPRRVKSAVQMSAKDRLECLMLTRRSASDLSILKPNNGPIQLKMKLPRTLVQKLVEESRDETEVAEKIMDLCMPNSSYGS, from the coding sequence ATGCAACATCCACCAAGGGAACCTTTTCTAGTACATTTCCACAAATTCACACGCACACGCACTAAGAAAAGGTTAGTTACTTGTCCATATAATTATATACCAAAATATAAGTGGAGAACCATAATACCAAAAAAGCAAGATTCTctagaggaaaaagaaaaaaaaagaagaagaatgggGAACAACATTggaggaaataagaagaagacAAAGGTGATGAAGATTAACGGCGAAATCTTGAAACTGAAAACACCAGTAACAACCTCGGACGTAGTAAAAGACTACCCAGGTCATGTTTTACTGGAATCAGAAGCAGCGAAGAAATTTGGTGTGAGAGCTAAGCCACTGGAACCAGAACAAGAACTGAAGCCAAACAAAATATATTTCCTTGTAGAATTGCCTCTGTTTCCTAAAGAAGAAAATCGTAGAGTTCCAAGAAGAGTGAAATCTGCTGTTCAGATGAGTGCAAAGGATCGGCTCGAGTGTCTCATGTTAACACGAAGATCGGCTTCTGATTTGTCGATTTTGAAGCCGAATAATGGACCTATTCAGTTGAAGATGAAGCTGCCGAGGACTTTAGTTCAGAAGCTGGTAGAAGAAAGCAGAGATGAAACAGAGGTGGCTGAGAAAATTATGGATCTTTGTATGCCGAATTCCAGTTATGGCAGTTAA
- the LOC138885261 gene encoding uncharacterized protein yields the protein MTKNESVLLKKFGETLSERAMIWYHNLLPNSIDSFAMLVDWFIKAHARVIKFVTRKSDLFKVRQNDNEMLREFVSRFQMERMDLHLVTDDWAIKSFTQGLNERSSIASRQLKQNLIEYPTVTWADVHNRYQSKIRVEDDQLGAPSGFVYPNRSDGRVQRDIDREPRSKKDRYQPYSADCRNNKPRRNPVQNDRRNDRG from the coding sequence atgacgAAAAATGAATCTGTTCTAttgaagaagtttggagaaactttatcggagagggcaatgatatggtaccacaatttgcTGCCCAACTCCATTGATTCCTTCGCCATGCTTGTTGATTGGttcataaaggcacacgccaGAGTAATAAAGTTCGTGACTAGGAAGTCGGACCTCTTCAAAGTGAGACAAAACGACAATGAAATgctaagggaattcgtatctcggttcCAGATGGAACGCATGGACCTACACCTGGTCACCGATGATTGGGCTATCAAatccttcactcaaggtttgaacgagcgaagttcgatagcatcacgacaactaaagcagaatttgattgaatatccaACTGTGACCTGGGCCGATGTGCataaccgataccagtcaaagatcagggtggAGGATGATCAGTTAGGAGCTCCTTCCGGTTTCGTCTACCCAAATAGATCTGATGGTAGAGTTCAAAGGGACATCGATAGAGAGCCCCGGTCAAAAAAAGATCGGTACCAACCATACAGCGCAGATTGTAGAAACAACAAACCGAGACGTAATCCCGTTCAAAATGATCGAAGGAATGATCGAGGATAA